A window of the Leptospira bourretii genome harbors these coding sequences:
- a CDS encoding acyl-CoA dehydrogenase family protein, with amino-acid sequence MIHPKLNPYLNEEERSFYNTVFQFSEDKVFPSAEERDEKEIWSDELWKEFSKAGLTGLTIPSDFGGEGASCLQCSIATDAFASGSLDGGMGLSWVAHLVIGTMPIIFQGTNEQKSKYLPKLASGEWMAGFALTEPASGSDAASLLTKAEEVEGGWKLNGTKMYITNGPVGQVFVVMARTSEKGRGPMGISAFIVESHTPGFKVSKVLKKLGHHTSMTAELVFEDMIIPKENLLGPINTGFMRIGKETLEWERTVFVAGLAGAMEFCFRKGLRYANERVQFGKPISSFYGMRDILVRNWVYIQAARRLIYWVAERKDRGVASPLESSLGKLISSEIAEDVAKDSVQLFGGYGYMKEYSVERFYRDVKLGTIGGGTSEIQRSIISSLYPGKEKFLKDFSKLEIESSLADKIQNVLFEIILSMDGEPNRKKQQSVEFAFADVLSIFVILSLSEIDTHKSTEYYSRDEKLMDRKLLSYYLVGKYLMSFTRLSHYVPEKLTQLWDSYSQLGKSIEETVHERFHSLQELL; translated from the coding sequence ATGATACACCCAAAACTGAATCCCTATCTTAATGAGGAGGAAAGAAGTTTTTACAACACGGTTTTCCAATTTTCGGAAGATAAAGTTTTCCCCTCTGCAGAAGAAAGAGATGAAAAAGAAATCTGGTCGGATGAATTATGGAAAGAATTTAGTAAAGCTGGTTTAACAGGACTTACCATCCCATCGGATTTTGGTGGGGAGGGCGCAAGTTGTTTACAGTGTTCCATTGCAACCGATGCATTCGCATCAGGTTCGTTAGATGGCGGAATGGGGCTTTCCTGGGTTGCCCACTTAGTCATTGGAACAATGCCGATTATTTTCCAAGGCACAAACGAACAAAAATCTAAATACCTTCCTAAACTCGCTTCCGGAGAATGGATGGCAGGATTTGCTCTCACTGAACCAGCTTCCGGATCCGATGCAGCTTCTCTTTTAACAAAAGCAGAGGAAGTGGAAGGTGGTTGGAAATTGAATGGCACAAAAATGTACATCACCAATGGTCCCGTTGGCCAAGTATTTGTTGTGATGGCACGTACTTCTGAAAAAGGAAGAGGGCCAATGGGGATTTCTGCTTTCATCGTAGAAAGTCATACTCCTGGATTTAAGGTAAGTAAGGTTTTAAAAAAATTAGGTCATCATACTTCCATGACCGCTGAACTTGTGTTTGAGGATATGATCATTCCAAAAGAAAATTTACTCGGACCAATTAATACAGGGTTTATGCGGATCGGGAAAGAAACTTTGGAATGGGAAAGAACTGTTTTTGTGGCAGGACTTGCAGGTGCCATGGAATTTTGTTTTCGTAAAGGACTACGTTATGCGAACGAAAGGGTACAATTCGGAAAACCAATTTCAAGTTTTTATGGAATGCGTGATATTCTAGTTAGGAACTGGGTTTATATCCAAGCGGCACGAAGATTGATATATTGGGTGGCGGAACGAAAGGATCGAGGTGTTGCCTCTCCATTAGAAAGTAGTTTGGGAAAACTCATATCTTCGGAAATTGCAGAGGATGTCGCAAAAGATTCTGTGCAGTTGTTTGGTGGTTATGGTTATATGAAGGAATACTCTGTAGAAAGATTTTACAGAGACGTAAAATTGGGCACTATTGGCGGTGGAACCAGCGAAATTCAACGTTCCATCATTTCATCTTTATATCCAGGAAAAGAAAAGTTTTTAAAAGATTTTTCTAAATTAGAAATAGAGTCTAGCCTAGCAGACAAAATTCAAAATGTACTTTTTGAAATCATACTTTCTATGGATGGAGAACCAAATCGAAAAAAACAACAATCAGTCGAATTTGCATTTGCAGACGTTTTGTCCATTTTTGTGATCCTTTCTCTTTCAGAAATTGACACTCATAAATCGACAGAATACTATTCTCGTGATGAAAAATTGATGGATCGAAAGTTACTTTCGTATTATCTTGTGGGCAAGTATCTTATGTCATTCACTCGACTTTCTCATTATGTTCCCGAAAAATTGACCCAACTTTGGGATTCTTATTCTCAATTAGGGAAATCAATTGAGGAAACGGTTCATGAGCGTTTCCACTCCCTTCAGGAACTTTTGTAA
- a CDS encoding sensor histidine kinase: protein MKAASRIAFFYLLFGYVWIYFSDYAISLIFKSPEDIREFQSLKGWGFVTVSAVIIFILLAQALRRQKHVLFEKIESDQLFQVIVERIEDAVIVFNLDTWKIDFLSEQVSRLFDIPTKEILIHPELLIERVHESDRARMTNIWMNQLRENHTGLLYRICMLDGKIRWALEHRLFIPTKDGSANKAVAVITDMTSYMENQSKLERSLRENETLLTEVHHRVKNNLAVIISFLQLQVYSSPPETADILEQSIVRIKAIALVHEKLYSSKNLSGLSSVDYITSLVENIKLMYMRTDIRIELDIQKLEFNIVDAIPMGLMITEMLTNSFRHAFVGGQSDAWIKIDFVVMDQFNYELKYRDNGIGFPPGLNYKKAESIGLSVIFSLCSQMNGREVECSSAPNEGVFYHFAFSPKKVIPKENINVSKG from the coding sequence ATGAAAGCCGCTAGCCGAATTGCATTTTTTTATTTGTTATTCGGCTACGTCTGGATTTACTTTTCAGACTATGCGATTTCTCTTATATTCAAATCCCCTGAAGATATAAGAGAATTCCAAAGTTTGAAAGGTTGGGGATTTGTGACTGTATCTGCAGTCATCATTTTTATACTTTTGGCCCAGGCGCTCAGAAGACAAAAACATGTTTTATTTGAAAAAATAGAGTCTGACCAACTTTTCCAAGTGATTGTAGAACGGATTGAAGATGCAGTTATCGTTTTTAATTTGGATACTTGGAAAATAGATTTTTTAAGTGAACAAGTTTCTCGTTTATTTGATATCCCAACAAAAGAAATTCTCATTCATCCAGAACTTTTAATCGAACGTGTCCACGAAAGTGATAGGGCTCGGATGACAAATATTTGGATGAATCAATTGCGAGAAAATCATACTGGTTTATTGTATCGTATTTGTATGTTAGATGGGAAAATTAGATGGGCGTTGGAACATCGACTTTTTATCCCAACAAAAGATGGAAGTGCTAATAAGGCTGTAGCTGTCATTACTGATATGACTAGTTATATGGAAAACCAATCCAAACTGGAACGGTCTCTGAGGGAAAATGAAACTTTGCTAACAGAAGTCCATCACAGAGTGAAAAACAATTTAGCGGTTATCATCTCTTTTTTACAACTCCAAGTATATTCCTCTCCTCCTGAAACTGCTGATATTTTGGAACAAAGTATTGTCCGAATCAAAGCCATCGCACTTGTCCATGAAAAACTTTATAGTAGTAAAAATCTGTCAGGCCTTAGTTCGGTAGATTACATTACAAGTCTTGTAGAAAATATCAAACTCATGTATATGAGAACAGACATTCGCATCGAACTCGATATCCAAAAATTAGAATTTAATATTGTCGATGCAATTCCTATGGGTCTTATGATCACGGAAATGTTGACCAATAGTTTTCGACATGCATTCGTTGGGGGACAATCGGATGCTTGGATTAAAATTGATTTTGTTGTGATGGATCAATTTAATTATGAATTAAAATATCGAGATAACGGGATTGGTTTCCCTCCTGGCCTTAATTATAAAAAAGCAGAATCCATTGGATTGTCTGTGATTTTTTCGTTATGCAGTCAGATGAATGGTCGCGAAGTGGAATGTTCGTCTGCACCAAACGAAGGTGTGTTTTATCATTTTGCCTTTTCACCAAAAAAGGTTATTCCAAAGGAAAATATAAATGTATCAAAAGGGTAA
- a CDS encoding MaoC family dehydratase has protein sequence MYQKGKSFLEIQIGDSASFTKTITETDVYLFAGISGDFNPLHVDEEYAKSTSFGTRIAHGGLAASLLAPVLGMKLPGLGTVALETTTKFRKPVYFGDTITCFVEVVEKIERLKAVKMKIVWTNQKSEVVSKGETIVIPPG, from the coding sequence ATGTATCAAAAGGGTAAAAGTTTTTTAGAAATTCAAATTGGTGATTCTGCGTCCTTTACCAAAACAATTACGGAAACGGATGTATATCTTTTTGCTGGAATCAGCGGGGATTTTAATCCACTCCATGTTGATGAAGAATACGCAAAATCAACTAGTTTCGGAACAAGAATTGCTCATGGGGGACTTGCTGCTTCACTGCTTGCCCCTGTGCTCGGGATGAAGTTGCCGGGTCTTGGAACGGTTGCATTGGAAACAACAACCAAATTCAGAAAACCAGTATACTTTGGAGACACTATCACATGTTTTGTGGAAGTTGTTGAAAAAATAGAAAGACTAAAAGCGGTGAAGATGAAAATTGTTTGGACCAATCAAAAATCAGAAGTAGTGAGTAAGGGCGAAACTATTGTCATTCCTCCCGGTTGA
- a CDS encoding DUF1292 domain-containing protein, whose product MDMKDFGFQGDDFLPSRVTEEIDLVDEKGNNYQWEVFYSFSQMGNDYLVFLPSTEQEFQFVNVEMDDPDSDVPGYIVMRIGQDESGEEILEEILDEDELEEIREYVEDEIGLVGQFLNREE is encoded by the coding sequence ATGGATATGAAAGATTTCGGATTCCAAGGTGATGACTTTCTTCCAAGTAGAGTCACAGAAGAAATAGATCTTGTAGATGAAAAGGGCAACAACTACCAATGGGAAGTCTTTTATTCCTTTTCACAAATGGGAAATGATTATCTAGTTTTTCTACCCAGTACAGAACAAGAATTTCAATTTGTGAATGTGGAAATGGATGATCCTGATTCCGACGTCCCCGGATACATCGTCATGCGCATTGGGCAAGACGAATCGGGAGAGGAAATTTTAGAAGAAATTTTAGATGAAGACGAACTGGAAGAAATTCGCGAGTATGTTGAAGATGAAATTGGACTCGTTGGACAATTCCTCAACCGGGAGGAATGA
- a CDS encoding HNH endonuclease produces MTDTPSDSFFSDVSDEEIARERKKAKELKTTAWWKNKRSSGICHYCGKKFKVEELTMDHLIPLIRGGKSVKANLVPACKECNFKKKHSLPFEKEFFS; encoded by the coding sequence ATGACGGATACACCTTCCGATTCTTTTTTTTCCGATGTGAGCGATGAAGAAATTGCAAGGGAACGAAAGAAGGCAAAAGAACTAAAAACAACTGCATGGTGGAAGAACAAACGATCTTCTGGAATTTGCCATTATTGTGGGAAAAAGTTCAAAGTGGAAGAGTTGACAATGGACCACCTAATCCCTCTTATCCGGGGTGGGAAATCGGTCAAAGCCAATCTAGTTCCCGCATGTAAAGAATGTAACTTCAAAAAAAAACATAGTCTTCCCTTTGAGAAGGAGTTTTTCTCCTAA
- a CDS encoding acyltransferase family protein: MGRLVYLDNLRSFALLLGIVFHAAIVYASEIKYAIQVEDRSDVLSYFCYWIHSYRMPMFYMISGFFSAMVWEKKGRSFYLEARFKRVLVPTIFGLIFLAPIQYYLTEKIKNPNIDIYSFLKIFFTKENFQHSHIWFLVDLFCFSILYSLIPKSLFKTKLWDQIPHGYFRYLILIGFCFFVVFLSHIQISKGESYYGIFKLTFIFQFSFFLSGVFCYHWKSILIPKTISRLKELSVFIWAIVVYLVFRDLEIEDPLWIYFHYANVWLRPLHIFLWVLSPFLWTNFLVSVFQTFGNKDGKLGSYLIEASLPIYLVHHPISLFFAYWVRELEWGIWLKFFSHILFVLFVSFFLYEVLIRKIKPLRFVFGLKTK; this comes from the coding sequence ATGGGAAGATTGGTTTACCTGGATAACTTGAGATCCTTTGCACTTTTGCTTGGAATTGTGTTTCATGCCGCCATCGTGTATGCTTCAGAGATCAAATATGCCATCCAAGTTGAGGATCGGAGTGATGTTCTCTCTTATTTTTGTTATTGGATTCATAGTTATCGAATGCCAATGTTCTATATGATTTCAGGTTTTTTTTCGGCCATGGTTTGGGAAAAAAAGGGGAGAAGTTTTTATTTAGAAGCGAGGTTCAAACGTGTGTTAGTCCCAACAATTTTTGGACTTATTTTTCTTGCACCCATCCAATACTATTTAACCGAAAAAATAAAAAATCCCAATATAGATATTTATTCGTTCCTAAAAATCTTTTTTACAAAAGAAAATTTTCAGCATTCGCATATTTGGTTCCTTGTTGATTTGTTTTGTTTTAGTATTCTTTATAGTTTGATTCCAAAATCTCTTTTTAAAACAAAACTTTGGGATCAAATTCCACATGGTTATTTTAGATATTTGATTCTAATTGGGTTTTGTTTTTTTGTCGTGTTTCTAAGTCATATACAAATTTCCAAAGGAGAATCTTATTACGGAATCTTCAAACTTACTTTTATCTTTCAGTTTTCGTTTTTTCTTTCCGGAGTTTTTTGTTATCATTGGAAAAGTATTTTGATACCTAAAACTATTTCTCGATTAAAAGAACTTTCCGTTTTTATTTGGGCGATTGTTGTTTATTTGGTATTCCGAGATTTGGAGATTGAAGATCCACTTTGGATTTATTTCCATTATGCAAACGTTTGGTTAAGACCTCTCCATATTTTTTTATGGGTTCTTTCTCCATTTCTTTGGACAAACTTTCTTGTTTCTGTGTTTCAAACATTTGGTAACAAAGACGGAAAATTAGGATCTTATTTGATTGAGGCAAGTCTTCCCATCTATTTAGTCCACCATCCAATCTCTTTATTTTTTGCTTATTGGGTGAGAGAACTTGAATGGGGGATATGGCTGAAGTTTTTTTCCCATATCCTTTTTGTTTTATTTGTCAGTTTTTTCTTATACGAAGTTTTAATCCGAAAAATAAAACCCCTTCGTTTTGTTTTCGGATTAAAGACTAAGTAG
- a CDS encoding flavin monoamine oxidase family protein, with the protein MNRKSFLQKMSAVTLGAGLLLPKKSFGQTTTITTAETKPKSSGGKKAIVLGGGLSGLYAAYLLKQTGYDVTVIERGEKLGGRIATYENPELGILQDLGGEWIGEGQTDIKSLVKQLNLDLIPASITDRFSFQKTNADFLKISSVSIETLDKVIDLHKSLGTTQKQGLDKINFSSYARYQGLTEEEIRSMNDLYRVILGADLNQISSESVLDDLSALQSALKPKFQVRGGAERIIKELTNSLRNQELILGETVTKVSQQKNQVTVELSSGRSVKGSLVICALPAAAVLDIKWTPGLPKDLIYSALRMQTGKISKNLSLVKSKESLSKLFLSTNTAAETLYVSEAAIGTNVTAVTSISTGDRAALFEKGSDRQKKNLMTSSLEEIENLELILESPFIFHSFQKTTGRPGFVSLFPPGSFGIKDVWAEPFERVYFAGEHLAFHTGSMDSAVASAIQAISKT; encoded by the coding sequence ATGAATCGAAAAAGTTTCCTACAAAAGATGAGCGCTGTCACTTTAGGGGCAGGTCTCCTACTTCCTAAAAAATCATTCGGACAAACCACAACGATCACAACGGCCGAAACCAAACCAAAGTCTAGCGGTGGAAAAAAAGCCATTGTTCTTGGCGGAGGACTCTCGGGTCTCTATGCGGCTTACCTCTTAAAACAAACCGGCTATGATGTAACCGTCATTGAAAGAGGAGAAAAATTGGGTGGAAGGATTGCCACTTATGAAAACCCAGAATTAGGAATCTTACAAGATTTAGGTGGTGAGTGGATAGGTGAAGGCCAAACAGACATTAAAAGTTTGGTAAAACAACTGAACTTAGATTTGATTCCGGCGAGTATAACTGATCGATTTTCATTCCAAAAAACAAATGCGGATTTCTTAAAAATTTCTTCTGTATCTATAGAAACTTTAGACAAAGTCATCGATCTGCATAAATCTTTGGGAACTACACAAAAACAAGGATTAGACAAAATTAATTTTTCTTCTTATGCTAGGTACCAAGGATTAACGGAAGAGGAAATTCGTTCGATGAATGATCTTTACCGAGTGATCCTAGGTGCAGATCTCAATCAAATTTCCAGCGAATCCGTGCTAGATGATCTTTCTGCTTTACAATCAGCGCTCAAGCCAAAGTTCCAAGTGAGAGGTGGTGCCGAACGTATCATCAAAGAACTTACAAACTCATTACGAAATCAGGAATTGATTTTAGGAGAAACTGTAACCAAAGTCTCACAACAAAAAAATCAAGTCACAGTAGAATTGTCTTCTGGTAGATCCGTAAAAGGAAGTTTAGTCATCTGTGCTTTACCGGCTGCTGCAGTACTAGATATCAAATGGACCCCTGGACTACCAAAAGATTTAATTTACTCTGCATTGAGAATGCAAACTGGGAAAATTTCCAAAAACTTGAGTTTGGTTAAATCCAAAGAATCATTATCAAAACTCTTTTTATCCACAAATACAGCTGCCGAAACTTTGTATGTATCGGAAGCTGCTATCGGAACCAACGTAACGGCCGTTACTTCAATTTCAACGGGAGACAGAGCCGCTTTATTTGAAAAAGGGAGTGATCGCCAAAAAAAGAATCTGATGACTTCCTCATTGGAAGAAATTGAGAACTTAGAGTTAATTCTTGAATCTCCATTTATTTTCCATAGTTTTCAAAAAACAACAGGACGCCCAGGATTTGTATCTTTGTTTCCTCCTGGAAGTTTCGGAATTAAAGATGTTTGGGCCGAACCTTTTGAACGTGTGTATTTTGCCGGAGAACATTTGGCTTTTCATACAGGAAGTATGGATTCTGCCGTTGCCTCTGCAATCCAAGCCATAAGCAAAACATAA
- a CDS encoding 7TM diverse intracellular signaling domain-containing protein, whose amino-acid sequence MSFQNIKIFSLSLLVFLPGILLSEPAVLLSQEITGKSIWSDVLVLEDKDQSISEETITNGSLDSKFQKISSPNLGFSKSTFWIRVLVTNPTEDTIRWNLVFDFPLLDEIQIFGNEFPKSFVRTLGDIHPFSERNLDYRNPVFPLETKSGVSSVYYLKISSESTIPLTMSIWTEREFYDQLNKEQWIFGLFYGILFVMIAYNFFIYIFTYEKSYLFYMFFVSSIFFFHFINNGFAFQYLWPNWIYWANYSLPFFICVSCITGLIFSDNYLNLKKHLPKISKLMWVWAGILFLFSGFTFFLSYRIAMVTAILLTVPTALVMVFSGTSTYLSNVRAARYFLISWSFFLLGVLLYSLKSLGFLPDNQITRWTIQIGTALQTILLSLGLADRINFLTRSLRDHIRDLSHAKLKIEESEKRFREIFQGSDEVIIMMNENFEVINANRALSKHMGFRLDDLRGKKITDLVYTGKDQKSDYNVMYVTDKLTDLKMTGSIINFKTEFDQKYVKEPKEMYCRLQYINFDETREVLATMSSQFEDTIIQLIDSEKIELSMNNYLRNAEIVSQKITSQLAKYLTAVEQTEVRSSVREIIINAVEHGNLNISFDEKSKALMEGNYLEFLQKRQEDPRYRQKRIKIEYSFNREFVAYRITDEGRGFDHKKHMEKSLEEMNEAHVQHGRGILMTKSVFDRIEYNDRGNQVSLIKYLNKD is encoded by the coding sequence TTGTCTTTCCAGAATATAAAAATTTTTTCCTTAAGTCTTCTGGTGTTTTTGCCTGGAATTTTGTTATCGGAACCTGCGGTTTTACTTTCGCAGGAAATTACCGGCAAATCCATCTGGTCGGATGTTCTTGTTTTGGAAGACAAAGACCAATCTATTTCGGAAGAAACCATAACCAATGGATCCTTGGATTCCAAATTTCAAAAAATAAGTTCCCCCAATTTAGGTTTTTCGAAATCGACTTTTTGGATTCGAGTTTTGGTAACAAACCCAACCGAAGATACAATCCGTTGGAATTTAGTATTTGATTTCCCACTTCTGGATGAAATTCAAATTTTTGGAAATGAGTTTCCTAAGTCGTTTGTTCGAACCTTAGGGGATATACATCCTTTTTCGGAAAGGAATTTGGATTATCGAAATCCTGTTTTTCCCCTGGAAACTAAATCAGGAGTATCTTCTGTTTATTATTTAAAAATTTCTTCTGAATCGACTATTCCATTAACAATGAGTATATGGACGGAACGTGAGTTTTATGATCAATTAAACAAAGAACAATGGATCTTCGGATTGTTTTACGGAATCTTATTTGTGATGATTGCGTATAACTTTTTTATTTATATTTTCACTTATGAAAAAAGTTATCTTTTTTATATGTTTTTTGTAAGTTCTATTTTTTTCTTTCATTTTATTAATAATGGATTTGCTTTTCAATACCTATGGCCTAATTGGATTTATTGGGCTAATTATTCTCTTCCTTTTTTTATTTGTGTTTCTTGTATCACAGGGCTTATCTTTTCAGATAATTATTTAAATTTAAAAAAACACCTTCCTAAAATTTCCAAATTGATGTGGGTTTGGGCAGGGATTCTTTTTTTGTTTTCAGGTTTTACATTTTTTTTGAGTTACCGAATTGCGATGGTTACTGCCATTCTACTCACCGTACCAACTGCTCTTGTAATGGTTTTTAGCGGAACATCTACTTACCTATCCAATGTAAGGGCTGCTCGTTATTTTTTGATATCATGGTCGTTTTTTCTTTTGGGTGTCCTTTTGTATTCTTTAAAGAGTTTGGGATTTTTGCCAGACAATCAGATCACAAGATGGACCATTCAAATTGGAACAGCTTTACAAACCATTCTATTATCACTTGGACTTGCCGATCGAATCAATTTTTTAACAAGAAGTCTCAGGGATCATATTAGAGATCTTTCGCATGCAAAGTTAAAAATTGAAGAATCTGAAAAACGATTTCGTGAAATTTTCCAAGGTTCGGATGAAGTTATCATCATGATGAATGAAAACTTCGAGGTGATCAATGCAAACAGAGCATTATCAAAACATATGGGTTTTCGATTGGATGACTTACGTGGCAAAAAGATTACAGACTTAGTTTATACTGGCAAAGACCAAAAGTCTGATTACAACGTAATGTATGTCACCGATAAATTAACTGATTTAAAAATGACAGGTTCAATTATTAATTTTAAAACAGAGTTTGATCAAAAATATGTAAAGGAACCAAAGGAAATGTACTGTCGATTACAATACATAAACTTCGACGAAACCAGAGAAGTATTGGCGACCATGTCATCTCAATTTGAGGATACTATCATCCAACTCATTGATTCGGAAAAAATTGAACTTTCCATGAACAATTATCTGCGTAATGCGGAGATTGTATCTCAAAAGATCACTTCTCAACTAGCTAAGTATCTCACTGCTGTGGAACAAACGGAAGTGAGATCATCGGTTCGCGAAATCATCATCAATGCTGTGGAACATGGAAATTTAAATATTAGTTTTGATGAAAAATCCAAAGCTCTTATGGAAGGAAATTACTTGGAGTTTTTACAAAAAAGACAAGAAGACCCAAGGTATCGCCAAAAACGAATTAAAATCGAATATTCTTTTAATAGAGAATTTGTTGCCTATCGAATCACAGACGAAGGTCGTGGTTTTGATCATAAAAAACATATGGAAAAATCATTAGAAGAAATGAACGAAGCACATGTGCAACATGGACGTGGAATCCTAATGACAAAATCTGTTTTTGATCGGATTGAATATAACGATCGGGGAAACCAAGTCAGTTTGATTAAGTATTTGAATAAAGATTAG
- a CDS encoding 50S ribosomal protein L11 methyltransferase, whose protein sequence is MEYRELKVNLPKELSDSFYELLDTLQCAGYYEILFDGEAPKEKDQGLIRDNTNIRIYLQTDEIDKELKILIFLKINAPDNSNAESRNIETRDYEEAYKEYYKPFSIGKKLWVIPTWEKNEPETVKLWKPSGGIPLFINPGVAFGTGHHETTKLILEYLDELYDKGEFQFQSACDVGTGSGILSIGLAKFGVSKIFALDIDPNAVKAAWSNWTENEYPKGFQFSVEESGIDNPKLSNTKYDLAIANITFAVLSQNIRHLAKIEAPRIIFSGIITEKKDQFLSLLQSHLPGKLLYSKEWNEWWVLDWVRN, encoded by the coding sequence GGAATACAGAGAACTCAAAGTCAATCTACCCAAAGAATTATCTGACAGTTTTTATGAACTGTTGGATACATTACAATGCGCTGGTTATTACGAAATTTTATTTGATGGAGAGGCTCCCAAGGAAAAAGACCAGGGCCTGATCCGAGACAATACCAACATTCGGATTTATTTGCAAACTGATGAAATTGATAAGGAATTAAAGATTCTTATCTTTTTAAAAATCAACGCACCAGACAATTCAAATGCAGAATCACGAAACATCGAAACTCGTGATTACGAAGAAGCCTATAAAGAATACTATAAACCATTCTCTATTGGAAAAAAACTTTGGGTGATTCCCACTTGGGAAAAAAACGAACCAGAGACTGTAAAACTTTGGAAACCAAGTGGTGGGATTCCACTCTTCATCAACCCTGGTGTTGCATTTGGAACAGGCCACCACGAGACCACCAAACTCATATTAGAGTATTTAGATGAATTGTACGACAAAGGTGAATTTCAATTTCAATCCGCATGTGATGTGGGAACCGGTTCTGGAATTTTATCCATAGGCCTTGCGAAATTCGGAGTTTCCAAAATTTTTGCCTTGGACATTGATCCCAATGCTGTCAAAGCAGCATGGTCTAACTGGACAGAAAATGAATACCCAAAAGGATTTCAATTCAGTGTGGAAGAATCAGGGATTGACAATCCAAAATTATCCAATACCAAATATGATTTAGCCATTGCGAACATTACTTTTGCTGTTCTTTCACAAAATATCCGTCATCTGGCAAAGATTGAAGCACCTAGGATTATTTTTTCAGGTATCATCACTGAAAAAAAAGATCAGTTTTTGAGTTTATTACAAAGCCATCTTCCAGGTAAACTCCTCTACTCCAAAGAATGGAATGAGTGGTGGGTTTTGGATTGGGTCCGAAACTAA